The Glycine soja cultivar W05 chromosome 6, ASM419377v2, whole genome shotgun sequence genome has a window encoding:
- the LOC114416595 gene encoding exocyst complex component EXO70B1-like — protein sequence MVFMLIMINIQIWLQKPKVWRFVCFFSSVVGLLCYAYSSSFNNLFGKWTWCKILLYIGFSFIICLTVLFANVWECSTSPRVEAHMAFFILMITSVYSFFFDKVVKGKPDAYSLVSCAAFAIMSLALSRLSHFGFEVDLLVFFSGLLILQLMKIKLWLVIVGGSFSYSLFILRSSLVAPRSGHDHGLQDRDHDHGLQDRVPHHVIDLGSHSQSQGTRTSPSVTQVDSTQAIVSVAQEADSPPEIEDLGLLVTESQQRNNDSDNNSIVTQFMGCIEALKKENENVILTIFKHAEEYLKASLVQTPDLQLHCDDNLVVDSLPSVIINDLRECVRLMVTAGLKEECIDVYITWRREFLGEMLSWLIKFKIGRFYIKALCVADRILLPNERRLCECVFEGSIPLEDKYPALPGIHRFGFRKSLDSYPALRDKLLIGLGILSPHGIRKFGELLSLTYGVKEKAIVPGGRVHQITLDVLDYAGIIDVQLTVLLDSSLEGKFPLNNIAMITNLLDSSLEANSQNYHDPILGYVFIINNRSYIRQRAMRGGLRHILGNDWIRKNTTSIKENLQLYLRSSWNKILDILKLDINESEPNVAAQLMKNKLRSFNEHFDDICNIQSTWFVFTKELRRKIIQSIEKILLQAYGNFIGRLQDFIGNQAYEHIEYGMFDIQDRLNNLFLVRE from the coding sequence ATGGTCTTCATGTTGATCATGATCAATATTCAGATTTGGCTGCAGAAGCCAAAGGTATGGAGATttgtgtgtttcttttcatcTGTTGTTGGACTGCTCTGTTACGCTTACAGCTCTTCTTTTAATAATCTATTTGGAAAGTGGACATGGTGCAAGATATTACTTTACATTggttttagtttcattatctgcCTTACTGTCTTGTTTGCAAATGTTTGGGAGTGCTCCACCTCTCCTCGGGTGGAAGCTCACATggccttttttattttgatgatcaCTTCTGTGTACTCTTTTTTCTTCGATAAAGTAGTGAAAGGGAAACCAGACGCATATAGCCTTGTTTCATGTGCTGCATTTGCTATCATGTCTTTGGCTTTATCAAGATTGAGTCATTTTGGTTTTGAGGTTGATCTCTTAGTCTTTTTCAGTGGACTCCTAATATTACAACTCATGAAAATAAAGTTATGGTTAGTCATTGTTGGAGGGAGTTTCAGTTATTCCCTCTTCATTCTTCGTTCCTCTTTGGTTGCTCCAAGAAGTGGGCATGATCATGGACTCCAAGACCGAGATCATGATCATGGACTCCAAGACCGGGTTCCTCATCATGTCATTGACTTAGGTTCACATTCACAATCGCAAGGAACCAGAACCAGTCCTAGTGTTACTCAAGTGGATTCGACCCAGGCTATTGTATCTGTGGCACAAGAGGCTGATTCCCCTCCAGAAATTGAGGATCTAGGATTGTTAGTCACTGAATCACAACAAAGAAATAATGATAGTGATAACAATAGTATTGTGACACAGTTCATGGGTTGCATAGAGGCGCTTAAGAAGGAGaatgaaaatgttattttaacaattttcaaGCATGCTGAGGAATACCTCAAAGCTAGTCTTGTCCAGACTCCAGATCTGCAATTGCATTGCGATGACAACTTGGTGGTGGATTCTCTGCCATCAGTTATTATCAATGACCTTCGTGAATGTGTAAGGCTGATGGTGACAGCAGGGTTGAAGGAGGAATGCATTGACGTGTACATTACTTGGCGGAGGGAGTTTCTGGGTGAGATGCTATCATGGTTGATAAAGTTCAAAATTGGCCGGTTTTATATAAAAGCTTTGTGCGTAGCTGATAGGATATTATTACCCAATGAAAGAAGACTATGTGAATGCGTCTTTGAAGGGTCCATTCCCCTTGAGGATAAGTACCCTGCATTACCCGGAATACATAGGTTCGGGTTTCGGAAGAGTTTGGACAGTTACCCTGCATTGCGGGACAAGTTGTTGATAGGTTTGGGCATTCTCTCACCACACGGAATACGTAAGTTCGGGGAATTGTTAAGTCTTACTTACGGTGTTAAGGAGAAAGCCATTGTTCCCGGCGGCAGGGTTCATCAGATTACCCTTGATGTGCTGGACTACGCTGGGATTATAGATGTGCAGTTAACAGTCCTGTTAGACAGCAGTTTGGAAGGAAAGTTTCCACTGAATAACATAGCCATGATAACAAACCTGTTAGACAGCAGTTTGGAAGCCAACTCCCAAAATTACCATGATCCTATTTTGGGTTACGTTTTCATCATCAACAATCGAAGCTACATACGGCAAAGGGCAATGCGGGGTGGATTGAGACATATTCTTGGAAATGACTGGATTCGAAAAAACACAACTAGTATCAAAGAAAACCTTCAACTCTATCTGAGAAGCTCATGGAATAAGATCTTGGATATTTTGAAGCTGGACATCAATGAGTCAGAGCCTAATGTTGCGGCACAGTTAATGAAAAACAAGCTTCGTTCCTTCAACGAACACTTCGACGATATATGCAACATTCAGTCTACGTGGTTTGTCTTCACTAAGGAGCTAAGGAGAAAAATTATACAATCCATAGAAAAGATCTTGTTGCAAGCATATGGAAACTTCATTGGGAGGTTGCAGGATTTTATTGGTAACCAAGCTTATGAGCACATTGAGTATGGAATGTTTGACATTCAAGATAGACTCAACAATTTATTTCTTGTAAGAGAGTAG